DNA sequence from the Perca flavescens isolate YP-PL-M2 chromosome 3, PFLA_1.0, whole genome shotgun sequence genome:
CCTTATCTCTCACTCGCTCTTTTCCATCCGGCATTCCGTCTTGACGCTgccaccctccctctctccgtGTTTCAGAAGGCAGCATTCAACCTTGAAGACCAGTTCCAAGGTCAAACCCGCTTTTGTCTGACGAAATACATATACCGATAATTTTctgacaaatacacacatttgcACAAACAACCACAAGCACTCTTTTAAAGACAAATGCCTTTACACACGTGTGCGTGTGTCACACCAAGGTctacaaatacaaaacaatgaACTCCTCCTCCACTGCATTACCGACACACAATAACAAACAAATctcatacacacaacacacacacacacacaacacacacattttaacagtGTACATGCATGAAcaccattaacacacacactttcccttCATACCTAAATTCAAATGCTGTTGTAATGCCCTCAGGCAATGCCTGAGGCCGGGATctagagtctgtgtgtgtgtgtgtgtgtgtgtgtgtgtgtgtattgcgctTTATCCCACAGGTCCAGGTTCAACAAGCCTTCTCTCAGtggacacatacagacacgGTTACTGCATGATCCTCCATTCCTGTAGCTGTCACACTATCTCCCACCAGTAAACCAACTGACTCAACTCACTACCACCTTCAGTGTGAGTGAATAAGTGAGCAAGTGAGTTTATGCAGTACATCGCCATGcctatatcaaataaataatattcaATCATGTTTGCCTTTCACTTTGAATTTTCTATGGTCTATGGCACACAATCCTCCATGTCTCCATATGCttatggactgtatttatatagtacagaaaccattcaccattcacacactgtggccgaggctgccgtacaaggtacCACCTgctcagataaacattcacacacatttacactccgatggcgcagcatcaggggcaacttggggttcagtgtcttgcccaaggacacttcggcatggaactgcagggccagggatcgaaccaccaaccttccaattggcaCAGCCGCTTATCACTTGTCATTCATCATTGAGGAATTATGCATACATTTTGAGAAGATTAATTTTACTTTGAGGTCAATTGCATTTGACACCATCATCACAAAAGTTCCTTTTTGTGAAGCATAACAAAATGTCTTCACAATTGAACATTTGAAAGCAATCAATGACTTTCCATTTGGACTACTgttcaatttattttaattcactCTGAATAAGATCCATGTAAATGAATGTAATGAGGAGTCAAGAATGCAGTATAAAGAGGCAGttagagagaggaggagagaacaagaaaatggaaaaggcaagagtctgtgtgtgcatgtctgaaCTTGGAAGAGGAGTTTAAAAGCCAGAGAcagttgttgtgtgtgtgggtggtcgTACCTTCAGTGTGTATAGCAGACACGTAGCTCCAGTTGTATCTCTTGACAATGTCCACCATAGCTCTTGCCTGTTGGGCATCTGAAGGCACCACCCGCATAAAATACTTATAAAGGCTCTGAAACAATGGAAATAAAATCAATGACAAGAAGAGTTATTCAGGAGCATAGTAGAACAAGTACTGTGTAATTCTACATAATCAAATTAAAGTTCCATTAAAGCAGCAgtgatacattctctctctaATATTCACAAGCCTACATCTGTACAACTTCAATAACAAACATTTGTCTACAGGTACATGGTCTCACCTTATCGCTGAGGTCCATACTAGTGGCAGAGTAGGCAATCTGTGGTATGTTGAACAGCTGTAGAAGGTTCTGGACCTGAATGGCCACTGAGCTTGACCCTGGTCCAATTAAACCAACAATGGGTTTCTTCCCCCGCATTGGAGTGGCAGAGGGGTCTGCACACTTCATCGTCGCccctccagctcctccagctcctccggctcctcctcctccgccgccgccgcctcctcctcccactcctccccctccccaGGAGCCTCCTCCACCCCACTCCTCTGCGTCATCAGAAGAGACTAGTGAATCCCGTATGAACTCGATGCTCTGCTCCAGAGCCACAGCCGAGTGCCAACAGGAGTCCCGGATCTCACAGCCCAGGGAGATGTTGGGAAGGATGTGAGGGTCAGCGTTGATGCGGTCCAGTGTGTGCATCATGGCCTCCACCCTCTGGATACCATACTGCTCTCGCACCGCACCACACTTGCGCTCATGTACCTGTGCAGACaaggtggaagaaaaaaaatcaaatcaaatcaaattgaaCTGGCATTTAGATAATAATGTTGTTGAATGTTGTCACAGTTACTAATGGTGTCAGAAATTATtcagacacatttaaaacagtAAGACACATTTTTAGGCTTGTAACACATGGGTGCTTTACTTTTGGACTAATATTGGTTTTATATTTACATGACTGACATGTTCAAGAGTTTTTCCTGTTTGCAATTATCCATAacgaaatggaaaaaaaaccttaaatgTCAGTGGGTGGCTACAGATTCCTGGGGGGAACACACAAATCATcctgcagaaatacacagacGCAAAAACACACAATTACCTTGTCAGCAGGAGGCTGATGATGGACGGAGAACAACGCTCCAATGATGATGTCTCCAGGTATGTGTGCTACAACCCGCCGTTCGGACTGGGCAGAGTCAGCTTGATAAGATCCCACCCAAATGGAGAGAACTAGCAGCAGCCAAAGCATCATCTTGGTCCGTTGACAAAGGAGAAGCAGATCTCAGATGTGTTGTGTAGAGCCGTCACAGGACACGACTTGTCTGAGAAACACTTTTCTTGGCCATGGCAAGAGCTTGTGGCACAGAGGAGTTATTGAGAATGGATAATTTCAATAGATTCCTTTCTTCTGGTCTTTCTTTCCCTCAGATTTCAAGGTTGGACCATCACTGCAACAGCCGAGACAGGTGCAGCAGTGCGACCTGGGAAATTCAAAAGAAAATCTGGGCTAAGTCTCATTGGCTGAAACAACTTCAGGCTCCCCCACTTATAAGGTAAAGTTGgtaaccatggtaacaggtGACAGACATAAACCTGTGAGCAGAAAAGATTCTGTTAGAATTTAAACATCTTAGTGGGTGCCGGATTTCACAGCCACGCTGGCCACACATGCTTGTTTGCAGTTTGATCGATTTACTTAAGCTTGACAGACTTTTAGCTACTACTAGCAGAGATAACTGTATAAAATTAAAGCCTGAGTATCATTCACATTCACttgacagtgtttgtgtgcactCATTCCACAGCAAATGTTAATCTCAGCATACTTgatgtttaatttaaactgcGCAAATTAAATCTACATAACAACCATTGCATCGGCCATTATAGTGACCAATGAGCTGTTACTGTCTGTTCTTAATTAAGCTTAATGTGATGACTACAGAATCAGCTCTAGACCAGTACTCTCGATTTATGTATGGAGGCTTTACAAACTCTGGCCCAGCCTTACGGCCTTGCCCTGTTTGTCCTGGTTCACAGCTCTAAATCACTGTGACGGACCAGCAGAGTCACCACAGTCACCACTGTGTCAACATCATATCAACAACACAATCGCAACATCGGATCACACCTTACCGCTGCTGTGAAGAATCTTTGGTTGACTGACAATCACTTGTGTAACTTGCGTATGACACCAATAAGGTCAcataaaaaaatccaaaaggCCAAAAATCCAAAAGCCAAACCAAAAGCCCTGATGATCACCAAATAATCCCATCAGCTACCATATGTGATTCCTCAAGTTTCTGCCTCTCGATGCTAACAAAATCAAACTTGGTATGTTATACCGTGTCCTTATTGCACCGTGGGTCGGAGAGAcattttcaattgctctgtatgtctggcgCATATTGCAggcagaattgacaataaagttgactttaCTTGATGCCCTTTTCTCCCGCTGCTCTAATGGTATTACTTTAACACTGGCTTTTGGGTGTTCTCTCCAAATTGGGCCCCCTTCCATTGTTACCATTATAGTGTACATTGTTTTCTAGGCTGAAACAAAGAATTTGGCAAAAACTGTGCAGTCAGGGGTATTTTGTATTAATTCGGTTCTAGGAAAGAAAGTACACTATTGCATGTGCCTTGATATATTAAATTATAGAATGCATCCATTTAATGAAGTACAAACAGATGTTAACAGTAAAGAAACTCCTTTTTCAAAATGTGGTCAATGGGATGATTAAAACAGACATACAGGACACATCCAGCTACAAGAAATACACCACGTGTTTAACAGTCAGCCATATTGGGGGGTGGCATTAGTTTCCTCCCCCAAGTAAACTTTAAAGCAGCCATCCCTCTGCATTAATGGGCAAGTCTTATACATTGCTTAACCTCAGAGCTACACAAATACTTTACTTCACTGCAATGGAGCAATTTAATTGACCGTAAACAGGAGGGAAGCTGGGACAGTTTGGACAGCAGAGGATGGCATTCACTGCTTATGCATTATAGGATCAAGGTCGTGATAGGGATGTTGGTGGTTAACCGAATTGGGAAAAAAGGGAGCGAG
Encoded proteins:
- the LOC114552883 gene encoding metabotropic glutamate receptor 5, with product MMLWLLLVLSIWVGSYQADSAQSERRVVAHIPGDIIIGALFSVHHQPPADKVHERKCGAVREQYGIQRVEAMMHTLDRINADPHILPNISLGCEIRDSCWHSAVALEQSIEFIRDSLVSSDDAEEWGGGGSWGGGGKPIVGLIGPGSSSVAIQVQNLLQLFNIPQIAYSATSMDLSDKSLYKYFMRVVPSDAQQARAMVDIVKRYNWSYVSAIHTEGGSELSQLVYWWEIV